A region from the Panicum hallii strain FIL2 chromosome 1, PHallii_v3.1, whole genome shotgun sequence genome encodes:
- the LOC112881382 gene encoding probable tocopherol O-methyltransferase, chloroplastic, which produces MAHAALLHPARPSTSAAAARRRCGRSSYRAPPPVLPRRSRRRLPRPMASSTTAAQGPAPAPPGLKEGIAGLYDESSGVWESIWGDHMHHGFYESGEAASMADHRRAQIRMIEEALAFAAVPDDPEKKPKTVVDVGCGIGGSSRYLAKKYGAQCKGITLSPVQAERGNALAAAQGLSDQVSLQVADALEQPFPDGQFDLVWSMESGEHMPDKSKFVSELARVAAPGGTIIIVTWCHRNLEPSETSLKPDELNLLKRICDAYYLPDWCSPSDYVSIAKSLSLEDIKTADWSENVAPFWPAVIKSALTWKGITSLLTSGWKTIRGAMVMPLMIQGYKKGLIKFTIITSRKPGAA; this is translated from the exons ATGGCTCACGCGGCGCTGCTCCACCCGGCCCGCCCTTCCACGAGCGCTGCCGCAGCCCGCCGCCGCTGTGGCCGCAGCAGCtaccgcgcccctccgcccgtCCTCCCGcgccgctcccgccgccgcctgccgcgccCGATGGCCTCGTCGACGACTGCGGCCCAGggccccgcgccggcccccccGGGCCTGAAGGAGGGCATCGCTGGGCTCTACGACGAGTCGTCGGGGGTCTGGGAGAGCATCTGGGGCGACCACATGCACCACGGCTTCTACGAGTCCGGCGAGGCGGCCTCCATGGCCGACCACCGCCGCGCCCAGATCCGCATGATCGAGGAGGcgctcgccttcgccgccgTCCCAG ATGATCCGGAGAAGAAGCCCAAAACGGTAGTCGATGTAGGATGTGGCATTGGTGGTAGCTCAAGGTACCTGGCCAAGAAATACGGAGCACAGTGCAAGGGCATCACGCTGAGCCCTGTTCAAGCTGAAAGAGGAAACGCTCTCGCCGCTGCGCAGGGGTTGTCGGATCAG GTTTCTCTGCAAGTTGCTGATGCTCTGGAGCAACCGTTTCCTGATGGCCAGTTCGATCTTGTCTGGTCCATGGAGAGTGGCGAGCACATGCCAGACAAGAGCAAG TTTGTTAGCGAGctggcacgcgtggcggctcctGGAGGGACAATAATCATCGTGACATGGTGCCACCGGAACCTGGAGCCATCTGAGACCTCGCTGAAACCGGACGAGCTGAACCTCCTCAAGAGGATTTGCGACGCGTACTACCTCCCTGACTGGTGCTCACCTTCAGACTATGTGAGCATCGCCAAATCCCTGTCTCTTGAG GACATCAAGACGGCCGATTGGTCGGAGAACGTGGCCCCGTTCTGGCCGGCCGTGATAAAATCAGCACTGACATGGAAGGGCATCACCTCTCTCCTGACGAGCG GGTGGAAGACGATCAGGGGGGCGATGGTGATGCCGCTGATGATCCAGGGCTACAAGAAGGGGCTCATCAAGTTCACCATCATCACCTCTCGCAAGCCCGGGGCAGCGTAG